The Procambarus clarkii isolate CNS0578487 unplaced genomic scaffold, FALCON_Pclarkii_2.0 HiC_scaffold_331, whole genome shotgun sequence genome has a window encoding:
- the LOC138361375 gene encoding uncharacterized protein, which yields MEGLLGTQATEDLRKRSIGTGLANALIGYLAMPKNQNLGLGRILAGSAQAGIQGAQGVYGQALEDYQTRAKIEQMQLERALQAQKLREQQTMKALAPSLIRNIPAVTEQVDQGTYFIPRPTAEGAVAPEYGLQAVQKEPIERVVTPARREIDFDTLQKMMAVSSDPLATLKTSAELVPALRKAGMLQTGTTENPFTTWIETSTSPQVKKLASQYATSYANGTIDAETADKRIADLAKAEESYISRTDTAAARKLEADRQFELRQQLANNQISQAEFNRQIAEGNLALRQQLADQKNVKTLPAGALKMEGENIATAYESAQLANQVDAQIKSIISNKLDFSPAKNVALSVSSAAGSTDPEVLAYNDFQQFKTKLVNDTLRLNKGTQTEGDAVRAANELTNARSTQDVVRSLQKIRDINAQAVSMQNQIVSSRRKSGGLTEDRGYPAAEQIPVPKFEPVIFTKQQYDKLPKGAVYLDANTNTRRVKGE from the coding sequence ATGGAAGGTCTTCTTGGCACTCAAGCTACAGAAGACTTACGTAAACGTTCAATTGGTACTGGTTTAGCTAATGCATTGATTGGTTATCTTGCTATGCCTAAAAACCAAAATCTTGGTTTAGGCCGCATTTTAGCAGGATCTGCACAAGCTGGCATTCAAGGCGCTCAAGGTGTTTATGGCCAAGCACTTGAAGACTATCAAACAAGAGCAAAGATTGAGCAAATGCAATTAGAACGTGCATTGCAAGCACAGAAATTGCGTGAACAGCAAACAATGAAAGCTCTAGCACCTAGCTTGATTAGAAACATTCCTGCAGTAACAGAGCAAGTCGATCAAGGTACATATTTTATTCCTAGACCAACTGCAGAAGGCGCTGTAGCTCCAGAATATGGTTTACAAGCAGTTCAAAAAGAACCAATCGAGCGTGTTGTAACTCCTGCTCGTAGGGAGATTGACTTTGATACATTGCAAAAGATGATGGCTGTATCTAGTGATCCATTGGCCACTCTTAAAACTTCTGCAGAACTCGTTCCTGCATTACGTAAAGCTGGTATGCTACAAACTGGCACAACTGAAAATCCATTTACGACTTGGATTGAAACATCAACAAGCCCACAAGTGAAGAAGTTGGCATCACAGTATGCCACATCATATGCAAACGGTACTATCGATGCCGAAACTGCAGATAAACGTATCGCAGACTTGGCAAAAGCAGAAGAATCATATATTAGCAGAACAGATACTGCAGCAGCACGTAAATTAGAAGCAGATCGTCAATTTGAATTGCGTCAGCAACTTGCTAATAATCAAATTTCACAAGCAGAGTTTAATCGCCAGATTGCTGAAGGTAACCTTGCCTTACGTCAACAACTTGCAGATCAAAAGAATGTTAAAACATTACCTGCTGGCGCTCTTAAGATGGAAGGCGAAAATATTGCTACTGCTTATGAATCTGCACAATTGGCTAATCAAGTAGATGCACAAATCAAGTCTATTATCTCAAATAAATTAGATTTTAGCCCAGCTAAAAATGTTGCTTTGTCAGTATCATCTGCTGCTGGTTCAACTGATCCAGAAGTTCTTGCTTACAATGATTTCCAACAGTTTAAAACAAAACTTGTTAATGATACATTGCGCCTTAACAAAGGTACTCAAACTGAAGGTGATGCTGTACGTGCAGCAAATGAGCTTACAAACGCAAGAAGCACACAAGATGTTGTTCGCTCATTGCAAAAAATTCGTGACATTAATGCTCAAGCAGTTTCAATGCAAAATCAAATTGTTAGTTCACGTAGAAAATCTGGTGGGTTGACAGAAGATCGTGGTTATCCTGCTGCTGAACAAATTCCAGTTCCAAAATTTGAACCTGTCATCTTTACAAAACAACAATATGATAAATTGCCAAAAGGTGCTGTTTATTTAGATGCCAACACTAATACTCGTAGAGTAAAAGGGGAATAA